One window from the genome of Schistocerca piceifrons isolate TAMUIC-IGC-003096 chromosome 8, iqSchPice1.1, whole genome shotgun sequence encodes:
- the LOC124711919 gene encoding transcription factor ETV7, with translation PFLPKDPRSWSREHVSLWLQQMQAQHGLPHVAADRFLMNGKALCLMTVDMFLGRVPLGGKLLYKDFQLRLGRAMHSCS, from the exons ccatttcttccaaa AGACCCGCGCAGCTGGTCGCGGGAGCACGTGTCGCTGTGGCTGCAGCAGATGCAGGCGCAGCACGGCCTGCCGCATGTGGCTGCGGACCGCTTCCTGATGAACGGCAAGGCGCTCTGCCTCATGACCGTCGACATGTTCCTCGGCCGCGTGCCGCTGGGCGGCAAGCTGCTCTACAAGGATTTCCAGCTGCGCCTCGGCCGCGCCATGCACTCCTGCAGCTGA